The following are from one region of the Pseudodesulfovibrio piezophilus C1TLV30 genome:
- a CDS encoding DASS family sodium-coupled anion symporter gives MEYLKKFSPIIVTVLMTLFPTPEGLTPQAWYFLAIFVGVVVGLIVEPVPAALVGLAGVAVVAMFGLVDPSATVNRNWMLSGFGNGVIWLIFSAFMFALGYKKTGLGKRISLILIKYLGKSTLGLGYAVAFSDAVLAPFMPSNTARSAGTIYPVASNIPPMFDSYADKNPRKMGAYLCWVAFASTCVTSSMFLTALAPNLLAVDLIQQSLGVSLQWGEWASIMIPTMLPLFLLTPWLAYVIYPPTQKVSPEAPVWATDELRKMGPVSSKEFLMLGYAVLALVFWIFGKQFGVNGTVAAVFVLTLMVLSDIITWEDVITNKGAWNVLVWFATLVAMASGLKKTGVLTWIGDLVSVYLQGLPAGTVAIMLILLFFVLHYFFASTTAHTTALLPLFLAIAGPLVPSDMLPRIALMLAASLGVMGVITPYATGPAPIWYGAGFISQARWWGLGALFGSLYLAAMVIVTLLYV, from the coding sequence GTGGAATATCTCAAGAAATTTTCACCAATTATTGTTACTGTCCTTATGACATTGTTTCCGACACCGGAAGGACTGACTCCCCAGGCCTGGTATTTCCTTGCTATTTTTGTCGGTGTCGTTGTCGGACTTATTGTCGAGCCTGTCCCTGCGGCTCTGGTCGGGCTTGCCGGAGTAGCGGTCGTGGCCATGTTTGGCTTGGTAGACCCCAGTGCGACAGTCAATCGGAACTGGATGTTATCGGGATTTGGCAATGGTGTGATCTGGCTCATTTTTTCTGCATTCATGTTTGCCTTGGGATACAAGAAAACCGGGCTGGGAAAGCGTATCAGCCTGATCCTTATTAAATATCTGGGTAAATCAACTCTCGGGCTTGGGTATGCCGTCGCCTTTTCCGATGCCGTTCTTGCGCCGTTCATGCCTTCCAATACAGCTCGCAGTGCGGGGACCATCTACCCTGTTGCCAGTAATATTCCACCTATGTTTGATTCATATGCAGATAAGAACCCACGTAAAATGGGAGCGTATCTCTGCTGGGTCGCCTTTGCCTCCACATGTGTAACCAGTTCCATGTTCCTGACCGCTTTGGCTCCGAATCTGCTGGCGGTGGACTTGATCCAGCAATCGCTTGGCGTCAGCTTGCAATGGGGAGAATGGGCCTCCATCATGATCCCGACGATGTTGCCGCTTTTTTTGCTGACCCCCTGGCTGGCATATGTGATTTACCCACCAACGCAGAAAGTGTCTCCCGAGGCTCCGGTCTGGGCCACTGATGAATTGAGAAAGATGGGCCCTGTTTCTTCCAAGGAATTTTTGATGCTTGGGTATGCCGTCCTTGCTCTCGTCTTTTGGATTTTTGGAAAACAGTTTGGTGTCAATGGTACTGTTGCAGCTGTCTTTGTTTTAACTCTGATGGTTTTGAGCGATATCATTACATGGGAGGATGTGATTACCAACAAGGGGGCATGGAACGTGCTGGTCTGGTTTGCCACATTAGTCGCAATGGCCAGTGGGTTGAAAAAAACTGGAGTGCTGACATGGATTGGTGATCTCGTCTCCGTCTATCTTCAAGGTCTGCCTGCGGGGACTGTGGCGATCATGCTCATACTCCTTTTTTTCGTGCTTCATTACTTCTTTGCCAGTACGACTGCGCACACAACCGCACTTCTGCCTCTGTTCCTGGCTATAGCCGGACCATTAGTGCCATCGGACATGCTGCCGCGAATCGCTTTGATGCTCGCGGCGAGTCTCGGGGTCATGGGGGTTATTACTCCATATGCGACAGGACCGGCCCCCATCTGGTATGGTGCAGGGTTCATTTCGCAAGCCAGGTGGTGGGGACTCGGGGCTCTTTTCGGGAGTCTCTACCTTGCAGCCATGGTTATTGTCACTTTGCTCTACGTCTGA
- a CDS encoding OmpP1/FadL family transporter: MKRASVVVFCTFFMILLFSASLVHAGGFALYEWSTRGVAMATTGYAQAGDASIIATNPALMTKLEGKNALAGFTLVTPQASVYLDGDKNKTKANTYTVPHAYYTQQMESNENVWLGVGVFTRFGLGTSYDEDWIGKSSLQHVEVQSVSVNPNIAFKFSDKLSVAVGVEILRGTFDMQRFVGSEITFKTEGYGVGGNIGVTYDINDELTAGFTWRAPMRLYTSGSADYDFAGIHSDDGQEISATLPGSYTLGLAYKPNKDWIIEGDVIHTRWESTDKITYGGTIESETALHYKNAWRFQLGAEYWAKEWLALRAGYAYDQTPTRSGDASFMLPVNDRQLFSTGLGFKLNNWNIDWSFMYVVAKERHGIDIEAWDVDFQDGRTWVSGLSVGYSF; this comes from the coding sequence ATGAAACGCGCATCCGTTGTGGTTTTCTGTACTTTTTTCATGATACTTTTATTCTCTGCCTCGCTGGTCCATGCGGGCGGATTCGCTTTGTATGAGTGGAGCACTCGTGGCGTCGCCATGGCTACCACGGGCTATGCCCAGGCTGGCGATGCTTCTATCATTGCAACTAACCCGGCACTCATGACCAAGTTGGAAGGGAAAAATGCCTTGGCCGGCTTTACGCTGGTTACGCCTCAGGCCTCGGTATATCTGGATGGCGACAAGAATAAGACCAAGGCAAATACATATACTGTTCCTCACGCTTATTACACACAGCAGATGGAATCCAACGAGAATGTCTGGCTTGGAGTAGGTGTTTTTACTCGTTTTGGTCTCGGAACTTCTTATGATGAAGACTGGATAGGGAAAAGTTCTTTACAGCATGTCGAAGTGCAGTCCGTTTCTGTCAACCCGAATATAGCTTTCAAGTTCAGCGATAAACTTTCTGTCGCTGTCGGTGTCGAAATCCTCAGAGGAACATTCGACATGCAGCGTTTTGTGGGAAGTGAAATAACCTTTAAGACAGAAGGGTATGGTGTTGGTGGAAACATTGGTGTGACCTATGACATCAATGACGAGTTAACAGCCGGTTTCACATGGCGTGCTCCCATGAGATTATATACTTCCGGAAGTGCGGATTATGATTTTGCTGGCATTCATTCTGATGATGGTCAGGAGATTTCAGCAACCCTTCCAGGGAGTTATACTCTTGGTTTGGCATATAAGCCTAATAAGGATTGGATCATTGAGGGTGATGTCATTCATACTCGTTGGGAATCCACAGATAAAATTACCTACGGTGGAACTATCGAGTCAGAAACAGCATTGCATTATAAAAACGCCTGGCGGTTTCAGCTCGGTGCTGAATACTGGGCCAAGGAATGGTTAGCCTTGCGCGCTGGATATGCATATGATCAGACCCCCACTCGTTCCGGGGATGCTTCCTTCATGTTGCCGGTTAATGACAGGCAGTTGTTTTCCACAGGGCTTGGCTTCAAGCTCAACAATTGGAATATTGACTGGTCCTTTATGTATGTTGTTGCCAAGGAACGCCATGGTATCGATATAGAGGCATGGGATGTTGATTTTCAGGATGGTAGAACCTGGGTTTCTGGTTTGTCTGTCGGATACAGCTTTTAA
- a CDS encoding dihydroorotate dehydrogenase produces MNMNVSFGGLELKNPVMTASGTFGFGLEFAPYGDLEKLGGLVAKGISLKPREGNPMPRIAETPCGMLNAIGIQNPGVESFVRQALPALKSKDVAVVANLYACDAEEFGELAAVLAGEEGVAALEVNVSCPNVKEGGIAFGQDPAQIGKVTEAVKKRAGDKHVMVKLSPNVTDIVVCARAAAEGGADSLSLINTLSGMAVDIHCRKPRIANVIAGLSGPAIKPVALRCVHQVVQAVDIPVVGIGGIASAEDALEFILVGAHAVQIGTANFLRPDFAFGLAEEMEKLLKKVGASSLEQFRGSLELPL; encoded by the coding sequence ATGAATATGAATGTTTCTTTTGGTGGTCTGGAACTTAAAAATCCGGTCATGACCGCTTCGGGAACCTTCGGGTTTGGCCTGGAATTCGCTCCCTATGGTGATCTGGAAAAGCTTGGCGGTCTTGTCGCAAAGGGAATCTCGCTTAAGCCGCGAGAGGGCAACCCCATGCCTCGGATTGCTGAAACTCCGTGTGGGATGCTCAACGCTATCGGTATACAAAATCCAGGGGTGGAAAGCTTTGTAAGACAGGCATTGCCTGCGCTCAAGTCAAAAGATGTTGCCGTCGTCGCCAACCTCTATGCATGTGATGCCGAAGAATTTGGAGAGCTTGCCGCTGTTTTGGCAGGAGAGGAGGGGGTGGCTGCACTTGAGGTCAATGTTTCCTGTCCTAATGTCAAGGAAGGCGGCATTGCCTTTGGTCAGGACCCGGCTCAGATCGGTAAGGTCACCGAGGCTGTGAAAAAGCGAGCGGGAGATAAGCATGTGATGGTCAAGTTGTCGCCCAATGTGACAGATATTGTGGTCTGTGCCAGGGCTGCGGCCGAGGGAGGGGCGGATTCCTTGTCCTTAATCAATACTCTTTCCGGGATGGCTGTGGATATCCACTGTCGCAAGCCGCGTATCGCCAATGTCATTGCCGGGCTTTCCGGTCCGGCTATCAAGCCGGTTGCGCTTCGTTGCGTTCATCAGGTGGTACAGGCTGTGGATATCCCTGTGGTGGGTATTGGCGGCATTGCATCGGCAGAGGATGCTTTGGAGTTCATTTTGGTCGGAGCCCATGCCGTCCAGATCGGAACAGCCAATTTCCTGCGTCCTGACTTTGCATTTGGACTTGCTGAAGAAATGGAAAAACTTCTGAAAAAAGTCGGAGCTTCCAGTTTGGAACAGTTTCGGGGCAGTCTTGAGTTGCCATTGTAA
- the arsS gene encoding arsenosugar biosynthesis radical SAM (seleno)protein ArsS (Some members of this family are selenoproteins.), which produces MNSFERRVGGPVQAVALEILQVNVGLKCNQTCVHCHLDCSPVRDESMSWQTMLQVVEVTESISPTLVDITGGAPELNEFLKPFISELREVGASVQVRTNLSVMEEPGLTSYPAFFARNKVGLAASLPCYLEENVCKMRGSECFSKSISVLRRLNSLGYGIEKELPLDLVFNPTDGTSLPPGQEALEREYKREMKRRYGVTFDRLLSLANVPIGRSKEELHENGQEEKYMALLAKSFNPGTVHGLMCRRQVNVGWDGQLYDCDFNQALGLGVSLEVSQHIDDFLEGQISRRRIVTGDHCFACTAGEGSSCGGAITS; this is translated from the coding sequence ATGAACAGTTTCGAAAGACGGGTCGGCGGGCCGGTCCAGGCTGTTGCGCTCGAGATTCTTCAGGTTAATGTGGGGCTCAAATGTAATCAGACGTGTGTTCATTGTCATCTGGACTGTTCTCCAGTCCGGGATGAGTCCATGTCTTGGCAAACAATGTTGCAGGTCGTTGAAGTCACTGAATCGATCTCGCCGACTTTGGTGGACATTACGGGAGGTGCACCTGAATTGAATGAATTTCTCAAGCCGTTTATCTCTGAACTGCGTGAAGTCGGAGCTTCGGTACAGGTGCGGACGAATCTCTCGGTGATGGAGGAGCCGGGGCTGACAAGTTATCCGGCATTTTTTGCCAGAAACAAGGTCGGGCTGGCAGCCTCTTTGCCATGTTATCTTGAAGAAAATGTTTGCAAGATGCGTGGGAGCGAGTGTTTTTCAAAAAGTATTTCCGTGTTGCGTCGTTTAAATTCCCTGGGCTATGGGATTGAAAAGGAACTGCCCCTTGATCTGGTTTTCAATCCAACTGACGGCACCTCGCTTCCTCCAGGGCAGGAGGCGCTTGAGAGAGAGTATAAACGGGAGATGAAGCGCCGATATGGAGTCACGTTTGATCGGCTTTTGAGTCTTGCCAATGTTCCTATTGGAAGGTCGAAAGAGGAGTTGCATGAAAACGGGCAAGAAGAGAAATATATGGCGCTTCTCGCCAAATCTTTCAATCCTGGGACGGTTCATGGTCTCATGTGTCGGCGTCAGGTCAATGTGGGGTGGGATGGGCAACTTTATGACTGTGATTTCAATCAGGCTCTCGGGTTGGGGGTATCTTTGGAAGTTTCCCAGCATATAGATGATTTTCTAGAAGGACAAATCTCCAGGCGCCGGATTGTCACCGGAGATCACTGCTTTGCTTGCACTGCAGGGGAAGGGTCGAGTTGTGGAGGTGCGATAACTTCATAG
- a CDS encoding iron-sulfur cluster-binding protein: MSLRNCRNVKVLEVSPVGQSKRPDEFFEIRLEYPDWDGWKPGQFVMIRPSGWDLDLIWARPFSICSADENSLTLFIQKVGRGTERITTLKPGDEVAIWGPLGNSFAMEPDTPTLLLAGGIGIAPFRGYVEHHPAPDNVSLFMAHRLPLECYPYNQLSKTVCGSCMLEEQPQDLQGIIEFMREEIKRYAEKNGLILSCGPTPFMKTVQKFANEFGARAQVSLENRMACGVGACLGCVTKDGDDHHIQVCTRGPVFWTDKVKL, from the coding sequence ATGTCCTTGAGGAATTGCCGGAATGTAAAAGTATTGGAAGTCTCCCCAGTCGGTCAATCAAAAAGGCCTGATGAATTTTTTGAAATCAGGCTTGAATACCCGGACTGGGACGGGTGGAAGCCTGGCCAGTTTGTCATGATCCGCCCCTCCGGCTGGGATTTGGATCTGATTTGGGCAAGGCCGTTTTCCATCTGTTCCGCCGATGAAAATTCGCTGACGCTTTTTATTCAGAAGGTCGGTCGCGGAACAGAACGTATCACCACCTTGAAACCCGGTGATGAAGTGGCGATCTGGGGTCCCCTTGGCAACTCCTTTGCCATGGAACCGGACACGCCGACACTTTTGTTGGCGGGCGGCATCGGAATCGCACCTTTTCGCGGTTATGTCGAGCATCATCCTGCACCGGACAATGTGAGCCTTTTTATGGCCCATCGTCTTCCACTGGAATGTTACCCGTACAATCAGCTTTCCAAGACCGTCTGCGGGAGCTGTATGCTCGAAGAGCAGCCACAGGATCTTCAGGGTATTATCGAGTTCATGCGTGAAGAAATCAAGCGTTATGCAGAAAAAAACGGTTTGATTCTTTCATGCGGGCCAACGCCTTTCATGAAGACCGTCCAGAAATTTGCCAACGAGTTCGGTGCGAGGGCTCAGGTCTCGCTTGAAAATCGTATGGCTTGCGGAGTGGGAGCCTGTTTGGGATGTGTAACCAAGGATGGCGATGACCATCATATTCAGGTCTGTACACGTGGTCCCGTCTTCTGGACTGATAAAGTGAAATTGTAG
- a CDS encoding bile acid:sodium symporter family protein, whose amino-acid sequence MTFHALPQFIEKQFLAIAVILSAAALAFPVSFTWIKPHIPLGLGIIMFGMGLTLDFEDFRDIIRKWPLVALGVAMQYLIMPLAAVGICSLLNLPVEAVIGLIVVGACPGGTASNVIAYLARANVALSVTMTLAATCLAPLLTPAIVYLILEQQVEINFWSMVVSVFWIVVFPLMDGLILRRLFRRQLEPLLRYFPSLSIVVISLLIACIIGLNQKTLFALPLMVLVAVILHNSIGLAAGYGVARLFRCSKRDARTLAIEVGMQNSGLGVALAVKHFGAVTALPGALFSLWHNISGVTLARRWRADPDS is encoded by the coding sequence ATGACTTTTCACGCACTCCCCCAGTTCATTGAGAAACAGTTTTTGGCCATTGCTGTCATACTGTCCGCAGCGGCCCTTGCCTTCCCTGTATCCTTTACATGGATCAAACCACATATACCCCTTGGGCTAGGCATCATCATGTTTGGCATGGGGCTGACACTTGATTTTGAGGATTTTCGGGATATCATTCGCAAATGGCCTCTGGTGGCGTTGGGGGTTGCCATGCAATACCTGATCATGCCGCTTGCTGCAGTGGGGATTTGCTCCTTGCTCAATCTTCCGGTGGAAGCGGTAATTGGTCTGATTGTGGTCGGTGCATGTCCCGGAGGGACAGCTTCTAATGTCATCGCATATCTGGCGCGAGCCAACGTTGCGCTTTCCGTGACGATGACGCTGGCCGCAACCTGCCTGGCGCCTCTTTTGACACCGGCTATTGTGTATCTCATACTGGAGCAGCAGGTTGAAATCAATTTTTGGAGCATGGTTGTCTCTGTGTTTTGGATCGTGGTTTTCCCTTTGATGGATGGCTTGATATTGCGTCGTCTTTTTCGACGTCAACTTGAGCCTTTGCTCCGATATTTTCCCTCTCTCTCAATTGTGGTTATTTCCCTGCTTATTGCCTGTATCATCGGATTGAATCAAAAGACGCTTTTTGCGCTTCCGCTTATGGTCCTTGTAGCTGTCATTTTGCATAACTCCATAGGGCTTGCCGCCGGTTATGGGGTGGCTCGGCTTTTCCGTTGTTCCAAGCGGGATGCGCGCACTCTGGCAATTGAAGTTGGTATGCAGAATTCAGGCTTGGGTGTGGCCTTGGCTGTCAAACATTTTGGGGCCGTGACGGCCTTGCCCGGCGCTTTATTCAGTCTGTGGCATAATATTTCGGGTGTGACTCTCGCACGTCGCTGGCGTGCTGATCCTGACTCCTGA
- a CDS encoding DUF4198 domain-containing protein: MTKLKVILFVCVLSLLSASVSWAHFGMLIPDTDALSQDKRSVNLILAFAHPFERQGMELEKPNKFFVVADNEERTDLSGSLKKIDLMGHTAWHASYTPTGPGLYAFVFDPVPYKEDAENNYIRHITKVVVDGYGEGENWNTPLGLKTEIVPLTRPFGNYAGNVFQGVVMLDGEPAPFTRVEVEYYNKDGARKAPEERMVTQEVIADSNGVFTFVCPWKGWWGFAGLNADAELYKGRELELGAVIWVEMK; the protein is encoded by the coding sequence GTGACGAAGTTGAAAGTGATATTGTTCGTGTGTGTCTTGAGTCTTTTGAGCGCCTCTGTTTCCTGGGCTCATTTCGGAATGTTGATTCCTGATACGGACGCTTTGAGTCAGGATAAACGATCTGTAAACCTGATCCTTGCTTTTGCGCATCCATTCGAAAGACAGGGGATGGAGCTGGAAAAGCCAAACAAATTTTTTGTGGTTGCCGATAATGAAGAACGGACGGACCTATCGGGAAGTCTCAAGAAAATTGATTTGATGGGACATACTGCGTGGCATGCGTCTTATACGCCCACTGGTCCCGGTTTGTATGCGTTTGTTTTTGATCCAGTTCCATACAAAGAAGATGCGGAGAATAATTATATTCGCCATATTACGAAAGTAGTGGTGGATGGATATGGTGAAGGAGAAAATTGGAATACGCCTCTGGGGCTTAAAACTGAAATAGTGCCATTGACTCGTCCATTCGGCAATTATGCGGGGAATGTTTTTCAAGGTGTGGTGATGTTGGATGGTGAACCCGCTCCCTTCACTCGTGTCGAAGTTGAGTACTATAATAAAGACGGCGCACGCAAAGCTCCGGAAGAGCGGATGGTCACTCAAGAAGTCATTGCCGATAGCAATGGCGTTTTTACGTTCGTTTGCCCATGGAAAGGGTGGTGGGGATTTGCCGGTCTTAATGCCGATGCAGAACTGTATAAGGGGCGGGAATTGGAACTCGGAGCCGTTATCTGGGTTGAGATGAAATAA
- a CDS encoding peptidase U32 family protein, with amino-acid sequence MSKIHIPEIMAPAGDSASYLAAVAAGADAIYVGLKHFSARMQATNFSISELAQLASLGRDRGTKTYVAMNTMVKPNDVESAGRLIDRLQKTVKPFALIVQDLAMLELAKQVGYSGELHLSTLANLSHPSGFDVAKKLGVKRIVIPRELNLDEVKMMADACPKDLDLEIFVHGALCHCVSGRCYWSSYLGGKSGLRGRCVQPCRRLYTQQKQDAQRLFSCTDLSLDVLTKPLLSMPKVTAWKIEGRKKGPHYVYYTVRAYQMLRDNPQDAQAKKAAQELLEQALGRPSSHSLFLPQRPFQPIRPGEETGSGRLVGEIKRDQKKLFFQPREPLNPGDVIRVGYEDLPGHRTLYIRRRVPKRGRMDIPFSKKPENNRIPVGTKIFLVDRREPELTKQIKELEGELALFPAPTSKESTFTPTWPKTASRAKVRPENIIVSHTLPKGRVHGKSAFWLERSTLSKLARALVNRSQWWLPPVIWPDEDKKIRSLIKEAVKKGAREFVLNAPWQAGFFEDRKNVTLVAGPFCNASNRLTLKIMKDLGCSSAIISPELPAEDIFDLAKNPPIPLGFVVKGLWPFGIARFLAESVRYEEPIKSPMHEVMFVRKHGQNNWLYPGWELDLTEEYKNLDRAGFKSFITMKEEWPRDVPRPKRTSTFNWKLKLL; translated from the coding sequence ATGAGCAAAATTCATATTCCAGAAATTATGGCCCCCGCAGGGGATTCCGCTTCCTATCTCGCCGCTGTCGCAGCCGGCGCAGATGCCATTTATGTCGGACTGAAACACTTTTCAGCCCGAATGCAGGCCACCAACTTTTCTATCAGCGAGCTCGCACAGCTGGCAAGCCTAGGCAGAGACCGCGGCACCAAGACCTACGTTGCCATGAACACCATGGTCAAGCCCAATGACGTGGAATCAGCCGGACGGCTTATTGATCGTCTGCAAAAAACCGTCAAACCGTTCGCCCTCATTGTACAAGACCTCGCCATGCTGGAGCTGGCGAAACAGGTCGGATATAGTGGCGAGCTTCACCTTTCCACCCTAGCTAACCTGAGCCATCCATCAGGCTTTGACGTCGCAAAAAAACTCGGCGTCAAGCGCATCGTCATCCCTCGTGAGCTGAACCTTGATGAGGTCAAGATGATGGCTGATGCGTGCCCCAAAGATTTGGACCTTGAAATATTCGTCCATGGGGCACTCTGCCACTGTGTCTCTGGCCGCTGCTACTGGTCAAGCTATCTGGGAGGGAAATCAGGGCTGCGAGGACGCTGTGTGCAACCCTGCCGACGTTTATACACGCAGCAGAAACAGGATGCCCAACGCCTGTTCTCTTGTACAGACCTGTCCTTGGACGTCCTGACCAAACCACTGCTCTCCATGCCCAAGGTCACGGCCTGGAAGATTGAAGGCCGCAAAAAGGGTCCCCATTACGTTTATTACACGGTCCGTGCCTACCAGATGCTCCGGGACAATCCGCAGGATGCACAAGCAAAAAAAGCTGCTCAGGAGCTTCTTGAACAGGCCTTGGGACGCCCGTCCAGCCATTCCCTTTTCCTGCCCCAGCGCCCTTTTCAACCGATCCGTCCGGGTGAGGAGACAGGATCTGGCAGACTGGTTGGCGAGATCAAGCGCGACCAGAAAAAACTTTTCTTCCAACCCAGAGAACCGCTCAATCCAGGCGATGTCATCCGGGTGGGCTATGAAGATCTGCCGGGCCATCGCACCCTGTATATTCGTCGTCGAGTCCCCAAGCGCGGCCGTATGGATATCCCCTTCTCCAAGAAACCGGAAAACAACCGAATCCCAGTGGGGACAAAAATCTTTCTCGTGGATAGACGTGAGCCGGAACTGACCAAACAGATCAAGGAGCTTGAGGGCGAACTGGCCCTTTTCCCTGCGCCGACATCCAAGGAATCAACCTTTACGCCCACATGGCCAAAAACAGCCTCTCGTGCCAAAGTGAGACCCGAAAATATCATTGTCTCGCATACTCTGCCAAAAGGACGGGTCCACGGCAAAAGCGCTTTCTGGCTGGAACGTTCCACCTTAAGCAAACTAGCCCGTGCTCTGGTTAATCGCTCCCAGTGGTGGCTACCTCCAGTTATCTGGCCAGACGAAGACAAGAAAATACGCTCTCTCATCAAGGAAGCCGTCAAAAAAGGAGCCAGGGAATTTGTACTCAATGCTCCCTGGCAAGCCGGTTTTTTTGAAGATCGCAAAAATGTGACTCTCGTAGCTGGTCCTTTTTGCAATGCGTCTAACCGTCTTACGCTCAAGATCATGAAAGATCTGGGATGTTCATCTGCAATCATCAGTCCCGAACTCCCAGCCGAAGACATATTCGACCTTGCCAAGAATCCTCCCATTCCCCTCGGCTTTGTCGTCAAAGGTCTTTGGCCATTTGGTATAGCTCGATTTCTCGCCGAATCAGTTCGCTATGAAGAACCTATCAAAAGTCCGATGCATGAGGTTATGTTCGTTCGCAAACATGGCCAAAACAACTGGCTGTACCCAGGATGGGAACTTGATCT